In the Flavobacterium sp. J372 genome, one interval contains:
- the rpiB gene encoding ribose 5-phosphate isomerase B, whose product MKISIGNDHAGPDYKAAIVKYLKEKGHEVINHGTDTTESVDYPDFGHPVAEDVTSGRAELGIVICGSGNGIAMTVNKHAGIRAALCWTKEIATLARQHNDANIISIPARFTAVHQAVDMVDAFLNTAFEGGRHATRVNKIPC is encoded by the coding sequence ATGAAAATTTCAATCGGAAACGACCACGCAGGCCCGGACTACAAAGCCGCAATTGTAAAATACCTTAAAGAAAAAGGGCATGAAGTTATCAACCACGGCACCGATACAACCGAAAGCGTTGACTACCCTGACTTCGGGCATCCTGTGGCTGAAGACGTTACCTCAGGCCGCGCCGAGCTGGGCATTGTAATCTGCGGAAGCGGCAACGGCATTGCCATGACAGTTAATAAACATGCCGGCATACGTGCAGCCCTTTGCTGGACAAAAGAGATCGCGACCCTGGCACGCCAGCACAACGATGCCAATATCATAAGCATACCGGCACGCTTTACAGCAGTACACCAGGCGGTTGATATGGTTGATGCTTTCCTGAACACTGCTTTTGAAGGCGGACGACACGCCACGCGCGTGAATAAAATTCCGTGTTAG
- a CDS encoding cation diffusion facilitator family transporter, whose translation MAHDHHGHSHNLKGRSLLFSIVLNVLITVAQVVGGILSGSLALLSDALHNFSDVLSLVISYGAHKLSHRPASFKHTFGLKRAELMAAFVNALTLIIVALYLMYEAVTRFINPVTIEPGIVIWMALLAIVGNGLSVFLLKKEAGHNLNMRSAYLHLLTDMMASVAVLVGGLAMYYFEVLWIDAVLTLLIGIYLVVVGFDLLWKSAHILMMHTPVDIDLEEVISEVDKIPGVGRLYHIHVWQLDEERLHLEARLDFADDITLSQFSALVVEIEKLLAEKFNITHVIIQPGLNGRGEQGWIVED comes from the coding sequence ATGGCGCATGACCACCACGGCCACAGCCATAACCTGAAGGGGAGGAGCCTGCTTTTCTCCATCGTGCTGAATGTGCTGATAACCGTGGCGCAGGTGGTTGGCGGGATACTCTCCGGCAGCCTTGCACTGCTCAGCGATGCGCTGCACAACTTCAGCGATGTTTTATCATTGGTAATAAGTTACGGGGCACACAAGCTCTCGCACCGCCCGGCCAGCTTTAAGCATACTTTCGGGTTGAAACGCGCCGAACTTATGGCCGCTTTTGTCAATGCACTTACGCTGATAATTGTGGCGCTATACCTTATGTATGAAGCGGTTACAAGGTTTATTAACCCTGTAACTATTGAGCCGGGTATCGTGATCTGGATGGCTCTGCTCGCTATAGTTGGTAACGGGCTTTCAGTATTCCTGCTTAAGAAAGAAGCCGGCCACAACCTGAACATGCGCTCGGCCTATCTGCACCTGCTTACCGACATGATGGCATCTGTCGCGGTATTGGTTGGCGGGTTGGCCATGTATTATTTTGAGGTGCTGTGGATTGATGCGGTGCTTACCCTACTGATTGGCATTTACCTGGTGGTGGTAGGGTTTGACCTGCTTTGGAAGTCGGCCCATATTTTAATGATGCACACACCTGTTGATATTGATCTGGAAGAGGTTATATCCGAAGTGGATAAAATTCCCGGGGTAGGGAGGTTGTACCATATACACGTGTGGCAGCTTGACGAAGAGCGCCTGCACCTGGAGGCCCGCCTTGATTTTGCCGATGACATTACCCTGAGCCAATTTTCAGCGCTGGTAGTTGAAATTGAGAAATTGCTTGCGGAAAAATTCAATATTACGCATGTTATCATCCAACCGGGACTGAACGGCAGGGGAGAGCAGGGATGGATTGTGGAGGATTAG
- a CDS encoding Tex family protein, producing MTNLDYISERVATPKKGIEAILQLLSEDCTIPFIARYRKDRTGNLDEVVIEQVAKLNEAFDAIVKRKAAILKSVEEQNALTPELADKISRSFDLNELEDLYLPFKKKKKTKADTARENGLEPLAKIIMAQNSDDVEFIAAKYLNANVPNEDEALQGARDIIAEWINENIYIRKTLRKIFGRKAAITAKVAKGRADDEAAKKFSQYFDWSENLTKAPSHRLLAMLRAENEGFIKLKIEVDNDEVLDFMEQSVIKNNRDTTTQLKLAIADSYKRLLAPAIGNEVLQEAKSKADAVAIQVFAVNLQQLLLAPPLGEKRILAIDPGFRTGCKVVCLDEKGDLLYNETIYPHAPQNESAIAMKKIKSMVNAYKIDAISIGNGTASRETEFFIKKIAFDWPLQVFVVSEAGASVYSASKIAREEFGSYDVTVRGAVSIGRRLSDPLAELVKIEPKAIGVGQYQHDVDQGSLKQELDTVVMRCVNTVGVNLNTASKSLLGYVSGIGEKLAENIVAYRAENGPFEDRKQLKKVARLGDKAYQQAAGFVRIANAKNPLDNSAVHPEAYPIVEKMAKDLKLKTSELIANKEAILKVNPKDYITAEVGELALKDILKELEKPGLDPRKAAKVFEFDPNVKSMKDLREGMVLPGIVNNITNFGCFVDIGIKESGLVHISQLKEGFVSDVNEVVKLHQHVTIKVVEVDEARKRVALTMIL from the coding sequence ATGACCAATCTCGACTATATTTCAGAAAGAGTTGCCACTCCTAAAAAAGGCATTGAAGCCATACTGCAATTATTAAGTGAAGACTGCACTATTCCGTTCATAGCCCGCTACCGTAAAGACCGCACCGGCAACCTGGATGAGGTTGTTATTGAGCAGGTTGCGAAGCTTAATGAAGCCTTTGATGCCATTGTAAAACGTAAGGCTGCCATCTTAAAAAGCGTCGAAGAGCAAAATGCGCTTACTCCTGAACTTGCCGATAAAATCAGCCGCAGTTTCGACCTCAATGAGCTGGAAGACTTGTACTTACCTTTCAAAAAGAAGAAAAAAACCAAAGCCGATACCGCCCGAGAAAACGGATTGGAGCCGCTGGCAAAAATCATCATGGCGCAAAACAGCGATGATGTGGAGTTCATTGCCGCTAAATACCTGAATGCCAACGTTCCAAACGAAGATGAGGCTTTGCAGGGCGCCCGCGATATCATTGCCGAATGGATAAACGAAAACATCTACATCCGGAAAACACTCCGAAAAATTTTCGGCCGCAAAGCGGCCATTACTGCAAAAGTCGCCAAAGGCCGCGCCGATGATGAAGCCGCCAAAAAATTCAGCCAGTATTTTGACTGGAGTGAAAATCTCACCAAAGCGCCGTCACACAGGCTGTTGGCGATGCTACGCGCAGAAAATGAAGGTTTCATCAAGCTGAAAATAGAAGTGGATAATGATGAGGTGCTAGATTTTATGGAGCAGTCGGTCATCAAAAATAACCGTGATACCACTACACAATTAAAGCTCGCCATCGCCGATAGCTACAAGCGTTTGCTGGCACCTGCCATTGGCAATGAGGTACTGCAGGAGGCCAAATCAAAAGCCGATGCTGTTGCTATTCAGGTATTTGCCGTTAATCTGCAACAGTTGTTGCTTGCGCCGCCACTGGGTGAAAAACGCATCCTGGCGATAGACCCCGGCTTCCGCACGGGCTGTAAAGTGGTATGCCTTGACGAAAAAGGCGACCTGCTCTACAATGAGACCATTTACCCACATGCGCCTCAAAATGAGAGTGCTATCGCGATGAAAAAAATAAAGTCGATGGTGAATGCCTATAAGATTGATGCGATATCTATCGGTAACGGCACCGCCTCCCGCGAGACAGAGTTCTTCATCAAAAAGATTGCGTTTGACTGGCCGCTGCAGGTTTTTGTCGTGAGCGAGGCAGGGGCATCGGTATATTCTGCATCAAAAATTGCGCGTGAAGAATTCGGCAGTTATGACGTAACAGTACGCGGGGCAGTATCCATAGGCCGCCGCCTTAGCGACCCACTGGCAGAGCTGGTAAAGATTGAGCCTAAGGCCATTGGGGTAGGGCAGTACCAGCACGACGTTGACCAGGGCAGCCTGAAGCAGGAGCTTGATACGGTAGTGATGCGCTGCGTGAACACTGTTGGCGTAAACCTGAACACGGCAAGTAAGTCGCTGTTGGGTTACGTATCAGGAATAGGCGAGAAGCTTGCTGAAAACATCGTGGCCTACCGCGCCGAAAATGGCCCTTTTGAAGACCGGAAGCAATTGAAAAAAGTAGCCAGGCTGGGGGATAAGGCCTACCAGCAGGCGGCAGGATTTGTACGTATTGCCAATGCCAAGAACCCATTGGATAACTCAGCGGTGCACCCCGAGGCTTACCCGATCGTAGAGAAAATGGCGAAAGACCTGAAGCTGAAAACTTCTGAACTCATTGCAAATAAAGAAGCTATATTAAAAGTCAACCCTAAAGATTACATCACGGCTGAAGTTGGGGAGCTGGCTCTGAAAGACATACTCAAAGAGCTTGAGAAACCGGGCCTTGACCCGCGGAAAGCTGCCAAAGTGTTTGAGTTTGACCCTAATGTGAAGTCAATGAAAGACCTTCGCGAAGGTATGGTTTTGCCGGGTATTGTGAACAACATCACCAACTTCGGGTGCTTTGTAGATATCGGCATTAAAGAAAGCGGACTGGTACATATATCGCAGCTTAAAGAAGGTTTCGTAAGCGATGTGAATGAGGTAGTAAAGCTTCACCAGCACGTTACCATAAAAGTAGTTGAGGTGGATGAAGCGCGGAAAAGAGTTGCGCTAACGATGATACTATAA
- a CDS encoding twin-arginine translocase TatA/TatE family subunit produces MGKFGGWEIILIVAVLLLLFGGKKIPELMKGLGSGIKEFKNAAKNEDQQPANSKKQAEENKL; encoded by the coding sequence ATGGGTAAATTCGGAGGTTGGGAAATAATATTGATCGTTGCGGTTCTGCTTCTTTTGTTCGGAGGTAAAAAAATTCCGGAACTTATGAAAGGGCTGGGCTCTGGCATCAAGGAATTTAAAAACGCTGCTAAGAATGAAGACCAGCAGCCTGCAAACTCTAAAAAGCAAGCTGAAGAAAATAAATTGTAA
- a CDS encoding M23 family metallopeptidase — MSAKRLKRQEIKQKLFTKSRIVLLNEETFEEIFSLKLNLMNVFVGLTSISIVMIALTTYIIAFTPLREYIPGYASTQLKREATRNAIASDSLQKVINENEAYLASIKKVLTGDLETAKLSRDSIVAPEQANAEAPELAPSKEELKLREQVALEDKYNVFEKAGPRVSQVLFAPVKGIITEKYNSRNKHFAVDISVAKDTPIKSVASGTVVFADWTPTNGNVVIMRHNDGLISVYKHAASITKDQGDTVRSGEVIALAGNTGTQSTGVHLHFELWKDGYPIDPTQFIDFE, encoded by the coding sequence ATGTCGGCAAAAAGGCTGAAAAGGCAGGAGATTAAGCAAAAGCTTTTCACGAAAAGCCGCATTGTGCTGTTGAACGAGGAGACGTTTGAAGAGATTTTTTCACTCAAGCTCAACCTGATGAATGTTTTTGTTGGCCTTACCAGCATCAGCATTGTTATGATTGCGCTTACAACGTACATCATAGCTTTCACGCCCCTGCGCGAATATATTCCCGGCTATGCTTCAACACAGCTGAAGCGCGAAGCTACCCGAAACGCTATAGCATCAGACTCGCTACAGAAGGTGATCAATGAAAATGAAGCCTATCTTGCGTCAATAAAAAAAGTACTTACGGGTGATCTTGAAACGGCAAAATTAAGCCGTGACTCTATCGTAGCGCCGGAACAGGCAAATGCAGAGGCCCCGGAGCTTGCCCCGTCAAAAGAAGAGCTGAAACTGCGTGAACAGGTAGCGCTTGAAGACAAATACAATGTTTTTGAAAAAGCCGGCCCTAGGGTGAGCCAGGTGCTGTTTGCCCCCGTAAAAGGCATCATTACAGAAAAATACAATTCGAGAAACAAGCATTTTGCAGTTGACATCTCGGTAGCAAAAGATACTCCTATAAAATCTGTAGCGAGCGGAACGGTAGTATTTGCAGACTGGACTCCGACAAATGGCAATGTTGTGATAATGCGCCATAATGATGGGCTTATTTCGGTTTACAAGCATGCAGCTTCTATAACCAAAGACCAGGGCGACACAGTTCGTTCCGGCGAAGTGATTGCCCTTGCAGGAAATACCGGCACCCAAAGTACCGGTGTGCATCTGCATTTTGAGCTTTGGAAAGACGGCTACCCAATAGACCCTACACAATTTATAGATTTTGAATGA
- a CDS encoding SdpI family protein, with the protein MIQDIIDNIIVPSFITGFVFTFIGIIMYAAQPTEINGFIGYRTGSSMKSQERWDFAQKYSSKVMMICGVLMIVLSVLGYFVPNDYEDKQLIGIWLLLTSAVLIIALTEIAIKRRFKNN; encoded by the coding sequence ATGATACAGGATATAATAGATAACATAATTGTACCATCATTTATAACCGGATTTGTGTTTACATTCATCGGTATAATTATGTATGCTGCACAGCCCACAGAAATTAATGGTTTTATTGGTTACCGTACCGGCTCTTCAATGAAATCGCAGGAGCGATGGGATTTTGCACAGAAATATTCTTCAAAAGTAATGATGATTTGCGGTGTTTTAATGATTGTATTGTCAGTGTTAGGCTATTTTGTGCCAAATGATTATGAAGATAAGCAATTAATTGGCATATGGCTTTTACTTACAAGTGCAGTACTTATAATAGCCTTAACCGAAATTGCTATAAAAAGGCGTTTCAAAAATAATTAG
- a CDS encoding GH3 auxin-responsive promoter family protein, whose amino-acid sequence MSLKSFGAKIFAAIIYRKVRKWAYRPIETQQRVFKKLIADAKNTEFGKDHDFKDIKSMADFARKVPVRDYEALKVYVDRVVHGEENVLWQGKPIYFAKTSGTTSGAKYIPITKESMPYHVEAARNAILLYIHETGRADFVDGKMIFLQGSPVLDEKNGVKLGRLSGIVAHYVPKYLQKNRMPSWETNIIDDWETKVDAIVEETYNENMAVISGIPSWVQMYFEKLQQKEGKKVGDIFKNFNLFIYGGVNYEPYRSKFESLIGRRVDSIELFPASEGFFAYQDQQNEKGMLLLLDGGIFYEFIKADEFFTENPHRYTIGEVELNTNYVLIISTNAGLWAYNIGDTVQFTSLKPYRVIVTGRIKHYISAFGEHVIGKEVEAALNEAMEGTDVSVNEFTVAPQVSPESGLPYHEWFIEFENEPADMKAFELKIDAAMRKQNVYYDDLIAGNVLRTLVVTKVPKNGFQEYMKSIGKLGGQNKLPRLSNDRKIADVLVRSEIS is encoded by the coding sequence ATGTCATTAAAGTCATTCGGCGCTAAAATATTTGCAGCAATCATTTACCGTAAAGTCCGGAAGTGGGCATATAGGCCTATAGAAACGCAGCAGCGGGTTTTTAAAAAGCTCATAGCTGATGCAAAAAATACAGAGTTTGGTAAAGACCATGATTTTAAGGATATTAAATCGATGGCTGATTTTGCCAGGAAAGTCCCGGTGCGTGATTATGAAGCGCTGAAAGTGTATGTTGATCGTGTGGTTCATGGAGAAGAAAATGTATTATGGCAGGGCAAACCCATTTATTTCGCAAAGACATCAGGTACAACATCTGGTGCAAAATATATCCCGATTACTAAGGAATCGATGCCGTACCATGTTGAGGCAGCGCGTAATGCAATATTGTTGTACATACACGAGACGGGCAGGGCAGATTTTGTTGACGGTAAGATGATTTTCCTGCAGGGCAGCCCGGTGCTTGATGAAAAGAATGGGGTTAAGCTTGGCAGGCTTTCAGGCATTGTTGCCCACTATGTACCTAAGTACCTGCAAAAGAACAGGATGCCAAGCTGGGAAACCAACATTATTGACGACTGGGAAACCAAAGTAGATGCCATTGTTGAAGAAACCTACAACGAAAACATGGCCGTGATATCAGGCATTCCGTCTTGGGTGCAGATGTATTTTGAGAAACTTCAGCAAAAAGAAGGTAAAAAGGTTGGCGACATCTTTAAAAACTTCAACCTGTTTATTTACGGCGGGGTAAATTATGAGCCATACCGTTCTAAATTTGAAAGCCTTATAGGCAGGCGTGTTGACAGTATAGAGCTTTTCCCTGCCAGCGAGGGCTTTTTTGCCTATCAGGACCAGCAAAATGAAAAAGGCATGCTGTTGCTGCTTGACGGCGGTATTTTCTATGAATTTATCAAGGCAGATGAATTTTTTACCGAAAATCCGCACCGCTATACCATAGGAGAAGTAGAACTAAACACCAATTATGTATTGATAATATCAACCAATGCAGGGCTTTGGGCATATAATATTGGCGACACCGTTCAATTCACTTCGCTGAAGCCTTACCGCGTAATTGTGACCGGAAGGATAAAACATTACATTTCGGCGTTTGGTGAGCATGTTATTGGTAAAGAAGTGGAAGCTGCACTTAATGAAGCTATGGAAGGTACCGATGTAAGTGTGAACGAGTTTACCGTAGCGCCACAAGTAAGTCCTGAAAGCGGGCTGCCGTATCACGAATGGTTTATTGAGTTTGAGAATGAGCCTGCAGATATGAAAGCTTTCGAGCTTAAGATTGATGCAGCCATGCGGAAGCAAAATGTGTATTATGATGACCTTATTGCAGGGAATGTGCTGCGAACGCTGGTTGTTACAAAAGTGCCAAAAAATGGCTTTCAGGAATATATGAAATCTATCGGTAAGCTTGGAGGGCAAAATAAACTGCCCCGCCTTAGCAACGACCGTAAAATTGCAGATGTCTTAGTACGCAGCGAGATAAGTTAA
- the rfbA gene encoding glucose-1-phosphate thymidylyltransferase RfbA — protein sequence MKGIILAGGSGTRLHPLTLAVSKQLMPIYDKPMIYYPLSTLIWSGIKEILIISTPHDLPLFRHLLGDGSNLGCRFVYAVQDQPNGLAEAFIIGKEFIGNDKVALILGDNIFYGTGLSSLLQANNNPDGGIIYAYHVHDPERYGVVDFDEQGNVLSIEEKPESPKSNYAVPGIYFYDNDVVEIAANIKPSRRGELEITDVNKEYLNRGKLKVSILDRGTAWLDTGTFSSLMQATQFVQVIEERQGLKIGAPEEAAYKMGFIDEKQLLSVAEPLLKSGYGKHLVSLINEK from the coding sequence ATGAAAGGTATAATACTTGCAGGAGGTTCAGGTACGAGACTTCATCCGCTGACATTAGCGGTTAGTAAACAATTGATGCCAATATATGACAAGCCAATGATATACTACCCTTTATCCACATTAATTTGGTCGGGTATAAAGGAGATATTAATAATATCAACGCCGCATGACCTGCCACTATTCCGGCATTTGTTAGGTGATGGAAGCAATCTTGGCTGCAGATTTGTGTATGCTGTACAAGATCAGCCAAATGGACTTGCTGAGGCGTTTATTATTGGTAAAGAATTTATTGGCAATGATAAAGTAGCACTTATACTTGGTGATAATATATTTTATGGGACAGGTCTTTCATCACTTTTACAGGCAAATAATAATCCTGACGGAGGAATAATTTATGCATACCATGTTCATGACCCTGAAAGATACGGAGTTGTTGATTTTGATGAACAGGGAAATGTACTTTCTATTGAAGAAAAACCTGAAAGCCCAAAATCGAACTATGCAGTACCGGGTATCTATTTTTATGATAATGATGTAGTGGAAATTGCTGCCAACATAAAGCCGAGCAGAAGGGGTGAACTTGAGATCACAGACGTAAACAAAGAATATCTAAACCGCGGAAAACTTAAAGTTTCTATACTTGACAGGGGCACGGCATGGCTTGATACAGGCACATTTAGCTCCCTTATGCAGGCCACCCAGTTTGTTCAGGTTATAGAAGAGAGACAGGGCCTTAAAATTGGAGCTCCTGAAGAGGCCGCTTACAAAATGGGTTTTATAGATGAAAAGCAATTATTGAGCGTGGCCGAGCCTTTATTAAAAAGTGGATACGGCAAACACTTGGTAAGTCTCATAAATGAAAAATAA
- the rfbC gene encoding dTDP-4-dehydrorhamnose 3,5-epimerase, translating into MNVIATELEGCLIIEPKVFYDERGYFMETFNESAFEANTGIKAHFVQDNQSKSTRGVLRGLHYQTGAYAQAKLVRVIEGEVLDVVVDIRPESKTYGQHISVLLSSENNKQFFIPRGFAHGFVVLSDTATFFYKCDNIYNKDSEGGIAYNDDSLKIDWQLEDEILIISEKDKYLPELQNSLKIW; encoded by the coding sequence ATGAATGTAATTGCTACAGAACTTGAAGGTTGCCTCATAATCGAGCCGAAAGTGTTTTATGATGAGCGCGGCTATTTTATGGAAACTTTTAACGAAAGTGCTTTTGAAGCTAATACAGGGATAAAAGCACACTTTGTACAAGATAATCAGTCCAAATCTACACGAGGCGTTTTAAGAGGCTTACATTACCAGACAGGAGCATATGCGCAAGCTAAATTAGTTCGCGTGATTGAGGGCGAAGTGCTGGATGTTGTCGTTGACATACGACCAGAATCAAAAACCTATGGCCAGCATATAAGTGTTTTGCTTTCATCTGAAAATAATAAGCAATTTTTCATACCTCGAGGATTTGCACATGGGTTTGTTGTTTTAAGTGATACAGCAACCTTTTTTTATAAATGTGATAACATTTACAATAAGGACTCTGAAGGCGGTATTGCTTATAATGATGATAGTTTGAAAATTGACTGGCAGCTTGAAGACGAGATATTAATTATTTCAGAAAAAGATAAATATCTGCCAGAATTGCAAAATTCACTTAAGATATGGTAA
- the rfbD gene encoding dTDP-4-dehydrorhamnose reductase — translation MNAAAYTAVDKAENELEKAHSVNVTGAKNIAEVCNEYNVVLVHISTDFVFDGSKNIPYTEDDVPNPKSVYGKTKLEGENEIRNIAEKYFIIRTSWVYSQFGNNFMKTMIRLGNERNSLSVVNDQKGTPTHAVDLANVLIIIILSRNTNYGIYNYSNEGSCTWYEFAKEIFRINKINVTIHPITTSAYPTPALRPKYSVLDKDKIKKIFDLKIPLWKDSLGKN, via the coding sequence ATTAATGCTGCGGCCTACACAGCGGTTGATAAAGCTGAAAACGAACTTGAAAAAGCCCATAGTGTAAACGTTACTGGGGCAAAAAATATTGCCGAAGTATGTAATGAATATAATGTTGTGTTGGTGCATATTTCTACTGATTTTGTTTTTGATGGAAGTAAAAACATTCCATATACCGAAGATGATGTGCCAAACCCAAAAAGCGTTTATGGTAAAACTAAGCTTGAAGGTGAAAATGAAATAAGGAATATAGCCGAAAAATATTTTATCATCAGGACATCATGGGTTTATTCTCAATTTGGGAATAACTTTATGAAAACAATGATACGTTTGGGTAACGAGCGTAATTCATTATCTGTTGTGAATGACCAAAAAGGCACGCCCACACATGCTGTAGACCTTGCTAATGTATTAATTATAATTATTCTCAGCCGCAATACTAATTATGGTATTTATAATTACAGCAATGAGGGGAGCTGTACGTGGTATGAATTTGCAAAAGAAATTTTTAGAATTAATAAAATTAATGTAACTATACACCCAATAACAACATCGGCATACCCGACACCAGCTTTAAGGCCAAAGTACAGTGTGCTTGATAAAGATAAGATAAAAAAAATTTTTGATTTAAAAATACCTCTCTGGAAAGACAGTTTAGGAAAAAATTAA
- a CDS encoding glycosyltransferase, which produces MMASAKPSIVTGNESSEIKQIFDKSAGGLYISTNDENIIYRNLLDLKNDSTSAFEMGRNARKFVTDNFSENNILDEILSKINILLN; this is translated from the coding sequence ATGATGGCTAGTGCCAAACCTTCTATTGTAACAGGTAATGAGAGTTCTGAAATAAAACAAATTTTTGATAAATCAGCTGGCGGATTATATATTTCAACTAATGATGAAAATATTATTTATAGAAATCTACTTGATTTAAAAAATGACAGTACTTCTGCATTTGAAATGGGTAGAAATGCACGAAAATTTGTAACTGATAATTTTTCTGAAAATAATATACTTGATGAAATATTATCCAAAATAAATATATTATTAAATTAA
- a CDS encoding glycosyltransferase — translation MIAKINSKNKNHNCVYFPNWINVDTLNLNQPVNHNYIDKTKFSLLYSGNIGEKQNWDFFIRLCRIIKDPDIEIIIVGDGAYANKLKQRCSDFTFVKFYPLVDYSELGSLLCSPSAHFLFQK, via the coding sequence ATGATTGCAAAGATTAATAGCAAAAACAAAAATCATAATTGCGTTTATTTTCCCAATTGGATAAATGTTGATACATTAAATCTTAATCAACCTGTAAACCACAATTATATTGACAAAACAAAGTTTAGCCTTCTTTACTCCGGAAATATAGGGGAGAAACAAAATTGGGATTTTTTTATCAGACTTTGTAGAATTATTAAAGATCCTGATATTGAAATTATAATTGTCGGTGATGGTGCATATGCAAATAAATTAAAACAAAGATGCTCAGATTTTACTTTTGTAAAATTTTATCCATTAGTAGATTATTCCGAACTGGGATCACTTCTATGTTCGCCTAGTGCTCACTTCCTTTTCCAAAAATAG
- a CDS encoding glycosyltransferase family 1 protein — protein sequence MTTVHDFTHNFFAPGHKRIMHNLIKYNSIKRANGIICISNSTYKDLKQFCPAKKHQKVEVIYNGVSEAYKVLDKSHPQFKKAEDDYNLNEKYILFVGGRMPYKNFYLAIDIIKSLADYKLYVIGDELSVKEKEYIGDSLSKVHVYNNINDGTLNLFYNYAHACLYPSYYEGFGIPVVEAMKAGCPVIALNKTSIPEIAGGAALLYDTPNVNDFINGIHLLENKEFRIDIIGKGIENSEKFSWEKSAAETYDFYKYISS from the coding sequence ATTACAACAGTTCATGATTTTACACATAATTTTTTTGCACCCGGGCATAAAAGAATTATGCACAATCTAATTAAATATAATTCAATTAAGAGAGCTAACGGAATTATATGTATATCAAACAGTACATATAAAGATCTTAAACAATTTTGCCCTGCAAAAAAACATCAAAAAGTAGAAGTTATATATAATGGTGTGAGTGAAGCTTATAAGGTGTTAGATAAATCTCACCCACAATTTAAGAAAGCAGAGGATGACTACAATTTAAATGAAAAATATATTTTGTTTGTAGGAGGCAGAATGCCATATAAAAACTTTTACTTGGCTATAGATATAATAAAATCTTTAGCCGATTACAAGCTGTATGTTATTGGAGATGAATTATCTGTGAAAGAAAAGGAGTATATTGGTGATTCACTTAGTAAAGTACATGTTTATAACAATATTAACGATGGCACGCTTAACTTGTTCTATAATTATGCACACGCTTGCCTCTATCCGTCTTATTATGAGGGATTTGGTATACCGGTAGTAGAAGCTATGAAGGCTGGCTGCCCAGTTATTGCTTTAAACAAAACATCAATACCAGAAATTGCGGGTGGAGCTGCGTTGTTATATGATACTCCTAATGTAAATGATTTTATAAATGGTATACATTTACTTGAAAATAAAGAGTTTAGAATCGATATTATTGGCAAAGGTATTGAAAATTCTGAAAAATTTAGTTGGGAGAAGTCAGCAGCCGAAACTTATGATTTTTACAAGTACATTTCCTCCTGA